The nucleotide window AAAAGGAAAGCCCCAAAAGTAAACGCCGAAGAAGGAGAGGGATCGGGACGCCATTGCTGCCTCGCCGCTGCTCGCGCCCCGGAGGGGCGCACAACCAACCCGAAGACGTATAGCCCCCCTTGGGCCCCCCTGTCCAGGGGAAAGTGGCTTCCGGTTCCCCCCTGTAGCCCCGCCCTCGAAATCGAAATCGAAATCGGGGTCGCGGGGGTCGATTTCGAGATCGATTTCGATTTCGATTGGGAGGCGGTAGGGAGGACGCGGGCGGGGCTTGGATCTCCTCTTGACCTGGGACGAGGGGCGCAGCATTCTGCGGCCTCATCGGGCGGGTGGGGGCTACCGGAAAGGCCTGCGGTTTGCCGCGCCCTTCGCGCATCCGGATGCGGTGCTCCATCCTCGACGCACACCGCAGGCTGCCCGGTGCCTGCCATCCCACGCCACTGCCACAGGAGGCCCCCCTTGCGACCGGACGAGCTCCAAGACCTCACGGGCATCGACATCCTTCCGCGCCACGAGCCGCGCATGGTCTACCAGTGCATCGGCTGCGGGGAGACCTTCGAGCTCGAGCGGCTGCTGTACACCTGCCCCGCGTGCCGCAGTCTCCTCAAGGTGGCAGACCGCAACTTCGACGCCCTGCGACGCCACACGGGAGCCCAGTGGCGGCGCATCTTCGACCTGCGCCGGGCCGCCCGGGTGGAGGGCATGCAGGGGATCTTCCTCTTCCACGAGCTCGTGCTGCCGTGGGTGCCGCTGGAGGACGTGATCTGCCTGGGGGAGGGGCATACCCCGCTGGTGCGGGCCAACCCGGAGCTGGCGGCCTGGACCGGCGCGCCCTTCTTCGTCAAGAACGACGGCCAGAACCCCTCGGCCTCCTTCAAGGACCGGGGGATGGCCAGCGCCATCAGTTTTCTCAACCACTACCTGCGGGTCCACCGGCCGCCGGCGGTGCTGGGAATCTGTGCGAGCACCGGCGACACGTCGGCGGCCGCGGCCCTGTACCTCTCCTACCTGCCCAAGGGGGCGGTCACCTCGGTGGTGCTGCTGCCCCGGGGCAAGGTCACGCCCCAGCAGCTCTCCCAGCCCCTGGGCAGCGGCGCGACCGTGATCGAGGTTCCCGGTGTCTTCGACGACTGCATGCGGCTCGTGGAGGAGCTGGCGGAGGACTACGACGTGTTCCTCCTCAACTCCAAGAACCCGGTCCGGATCAACGGCCAGCGGTCCTTCGCCTACGAGGTGGCGCAGCAGCTCGGGTGGGAGACGGGCGGCCTCACGGTGGTCGTGCCCATCGGCAACGCGGGCAACGTCACGGCCCTGATGGAGGGGTTCCTCGACCTCTGGCGACTGGGGATCATCGGCGAGCTGCCCCGCATCCTCGGGGTCCAGAGCGAGCACGCCAATCCCGTGGCCCTGTGGCGCCGGGACGGTGTGTACCGGCCGGTGACGGTGCGGCCCAGCGTGGCCCAGGCGGCCATGATCGGCAACCCGGTTTCCTTCCCCAAGGTCCGCAGCCTGGTGGAGGAGCACTACCGGGAGCGCTTCGCCTGTGTCTCGGTGAGCGAGCAGGAGATCATGGACTCCATGCTCACGGTCAATCGCCATGGCCACGTGGTGTGCACCCAGGGGGGAGAGGCGGTGGCCGGGCTGCGGCGGGCCCTCGGGAAGGGGCTGCTGGAGGCGGGGGGCGTGTTCGTGTGCGACTCGACGAGCCACCAGCTCAAGTTCGCCGGCTTCCAGGAGGCCTACTTCGCCCGGACCCTGGAGGCGGACTACGAGGTGGAGCCGCGCGACGCGCTGGTCAACCGGCCCGTGGCGCTGCCGGCGTCGGCCGGGGAGGTGGCCGCCTACCTGGGTCTCCAGCGGCGCCGCTGAAGGCGGGTGGTTCTCCTGGGGCTACAGCCGCCGCGAGGCGATCCGGGCCTGCTCCCGGTCGTAATAGAAGACCACCCGGCGCTGGCTCTCGGACAGGGTGAGCTTGCCCTGGAACACGGTGACCGTGGTGCCCGCGTGGATGTCGCCGTGGACGAGG belongs to Thermodesulfobacteriota bacterium and includes:
- the thrC gene encoding threonine synthase, translated to MRPDELQDLTGIDILPRHEPRMVYQCIGCGETFELERLLYTCPACRSLLKVADRNFDALRRHTGAQWRRIFDLRRAARVEGMQGIFLFHELVLPWVPLEDVICLGEGHTPLVRANPELAAWTGAPFFVKNDGQNPSASFKDRGMASAISFLNHYLRVHRPPAVLGICASTGDTSAAAALYLSYLPKGAVTSVVLLPRGKVTPQQLSQPLGSGATVIEVPGVFDDCMRLVEELAEDYDVFLLNSKNPVRINGQRSFAYEVAQQLGWETGGLTVVVPIGNAGNVTALMEGFLDLWRLGIIGELPRILGVQSEHANPVALWRRDGVYRPVTVRPSVAQAAMIGNPVSFPKVRSLVEEHYRERFACVSVSEQEIMDSMLTVNRHGHVVCTQGGEAVAGLRRALGKGLLEAGGVFVCDSTSHQLKFAGFQEAYFARTLEADYEVEPRDALVNRPVALPASAGEVAAYLGLQRRR